The following is a genomic window from Chryseobacterium ginsenosidimutans.
TCAAAATTCTTTTCCCATTCTTCATTCCAATTGATATTCGGCATTTCGGTGAAAGTATATTCAATCTTTACATCTTCACTTTGGAAAAGTGGTAACGCTTTAAGCTCCTCTTCTTTAAATAAATCTTTCTGAATATATCCTAAAATACCTTCCAATTCTTCCGTGAAACTGTCAAAACCTATCTCAATAAGCTCTGCCATTAGTATATCACTCCAAGGCTGAAGTGGAGAAATTTTGAAATCGAATTCTAAATAATTTTGCATGTGAATAATTTGTTGCAAAAATAAAGAATTAACATTACAATTTTATCAGTAAGTATCAGAGATGACATTGAACGAACCCGAAACGTCTTTTTTTAACGTAAACAATACTATATTTTTCATGCTGACTGAGGAAGAATATAAACTTACTTTTCTGAGCAGCTTTTGCATAAAAAAAAGCGGACTAAAGCCGCTCCTATTGATGTGAAAATTATTTATAAATTATGGATTTGTAGAGAAAATTGAACCATTAGCAATCAAAGCTCTTCTGTTCATTTTCAAAATATCTCTTACCCATTCTGCGAAGTCTTCGGGCTGAAGAACCGTTTCGGGGTTTCCGTCTGTTAGACCACCTTGGATAGACATATCAGAAGCAATTGTACTTGGTGTCAATGTGATTACGCGGATATTCTGTTTTCTCCATTCCGCCATCATGGATTGCGATAGGGAGACAACTGCTGCCTTTGAAGCTGCATATGCCGACATATTCGGGCCTCCTTTCAAACCGGCTGTTGATGCTACGTTTACGATATCTCCTTCACCTTTCTCTTTCATGAATGGATGAACTGCTTTTGAAGCATAATACACTCCGAAAAGATTGGTTTTAATCACCTGTTCCCAAGTTTCAGAAGGCATTTCTTCGATGGTTCCGAAGTCACCGATTCCTGCGTTATTGATCAGAATATCAATTCCGCCAAGTTGTTCTGCCAAAGATTCAATTCCTGATTTTACATGAATTTCATTATCCATGCTGAAAACTGCATACGTTGCATTTACACCAAGCTTTTTGATTTCCTCAACAGTCATTTTAAGGTTCTCTTCGTTCCTTCCGGTAATTCCGATATTTACACCTTCATGTGCCAAAGCCAAAGCAACTGCTTTACCAAGACCTCTTCCACCACCTGTGATGATGGCGTTTTTTCCGTTTATATTCATTTTAATAGAATTTTATTCGTTTAAGCAAATTTACGAAAGGGAATTTTGATTAAACACTAATGGTACAAATGTTTTTAATTTTCATATTCAGCAAAGATATGCTTCGACGGGTTCAGCATCACCATTGCGAATACTAACTTTTCATTTAAACATACTGTATTAGTGAGATTTGTGTTTAAAAATAAAACAAAACCGACTCCAAATGAAGTCGGTTTCTTGAAAGTATAGTAAAAAATGAAAATTAAGGAATAAGAACCGGGTTTTGCACCTCGAATTCTTCTGATGTTGAGAACTGATTTCCATACATATCCACTGTTCTTACCTCAACTTTATGTTTTCCTAAAGAAAGTTTTTTCGGGAAAGCACCTGTCCATATGTGTTTTGACATTTCCGGATTTGAAGGTCTTCTTCCCGGAAAAAGGTTTTGTGTAACATCCCATTTAAAAACTGACATGGCAAAATTGGGATCTATTGTTTCGTCATATTCCATTGCTTCCCACTGATCGCCATCGATTTTGTATTCAACCTTGTCTTTTTTACTTCCCATAAAGAAATTAGCCAGGATTTTAGCAGAAGTTTTCCCCGGAATTGCTTTTGGAACGTATAATTTAATCTGATAATCTTCCGGTTTTCCGGCTGTTTTGTACTTAACTTTATACTGATTATCATTAAAAGTAATGAAAGAATATCCTTTTGCCGTACCGTCTCTCATGGTTGAAGTCGGCAACCCTGCATCGTCTGTTGTTCCGGACCACCAGTCACCACACGTCGTTCCTGCATTATATTCGTGAAGATCTTTTGAACCGTTCCAGCCCGCTTGCTTTCCGTAGAAAATCTGCTGCTGAATATGGGTGTGAGCTGATAAAATCAAAGCATTCTGAAAAGGTGTCAGATAATCGAATAATTTTTGACGGTCTGCATTTCTGAAATTATCTTCGTTTTTATGCTCCAACGGAATGTGAAAAGAAACGACAACCAATTTGTTTTTATCAACCAATTTAAGATCATTTTCAACGAATTTCAACTGGTCTTCGCGGAAACCACCCCAATATCCTTTCCCATCTCTTGGATCAGGATACAAAATGTCATCTAAAATAATGAAGTGTACATTTCCATAGTTGAAAGAATAATTTGCGGGCCCGAAATTGGATTCAAATGTTTCGTCTGAGAACAGATCTTCCTTCGCATCGTAGTTCATATCGTGATTCCCCATTACGTTGTACCAAGGCAGACCAACTTCTTTCATTACATCTGCGTAAGGTTTTTGCAGACTTAAATTATCTCCGACCAAATCACCCAGACTGATTCCCAAAACTGCATTTTTCTTGGTATTTTTAACTTCATTTACAATTGCTCTTTTAAAATAATCCAATTCCTTTTCTGTGTACGGTTGTGGATCTCCAAAAACCAAAATATCAAAGTTTTTGCTTTCGTTTTGTTTGTTTAAGGCAAAATTCAGCTCTTTTGGAAGCTCTCCCGTCGGTGCAGATCCTTTATATTTAAAATCTGAAGGCGAACCTTTTGGCTTATATTGATAATAATATTGAGGAAGATTATTTCCGTTAACCGGCGTCATGTATCCTGAAGGTTTGATTACAAAAACCGTCTGATTTTCCTGAACAGGAAGGCTGTATCTACCGTTTTTATCTGTTAACACAACCTGAACTCCATTAGAAACCGCTACTCCTTCAATTCCTTTTTCTTTATTTTCTTTTTTAAGATTTTTATTACTGTCTTCAAACACATATCCTGAAACAGAAGTTTGAGAGAATGCCATTGCAGACATTAATAGACAAGGCATTAAGAATTTTATATTCATTTTATTTTTGATTTTTTAATTTTTTGATTTAAATATGTCACAGTTATGGTTTTTATGGTTTATTCCACCAAACTTTTACATTGATATCATCACCTCCCATTTGCTGAACAGCAGCCTGGTAATTTGCCGTATTCAAAACTCTCGGGTTAGGAGGATACATTAATCTTGAAGGCATATTTCCGTTATTTAGGAGACCTCCGTTATTTGGCAGAACCGGGAAGCCTGTTCTTCTTTTTTCAAACCACTGTTGCTGATCTACGAAAAATAAAGAAACATATTTTTGAAGCATAATCCTCTCTAAACTTCCGTTGTAAGCGATATTTTGATTTGTAAAATAATTGGCCGGCATTGTAGAACCCCATTGCTCAATTGTTGCCTTTACTCCGTTTTCGTAGAAAGTTTGCGCATTTCCAGGGATAATTCCTTTATAAGCCAATTCTGCAAGGATAAACTGCAATTCAGCATACGGATAAACCAGAATATTTAAAGGAGCTTTTGCCAGGTTTTGGTTCATATTTGAAGGCTGATAAGTAAAAACCGTTCCATATGCATAACCTGTCGGAGCGCCTTTATAGCCAATATTCGGCTGAGGAGGCGCAAGATCTTTTGCCTGACTAAAAAACATTGCCATACGAGGATCATTGTTTGACTTTAAAGTTTCAACAAAAAACGCTGAAGCTGCCCTGCTTGTTGTAAAATCCTGAGGTCTTGCAATTGGAGGCAAAAGTGGAGCAACTCCGGTTACGTTTACTTTTGCAGTTTCTGCATTACTTTGGAAAATAGGGTATTTCGCAGGATCATTAATTATTTCTAAGATTCTCTCATTAACATTAACCTCTCCGTTTTTGCTTAAAATCCTCGTTAAAAGTCTTAATGAGAGAGAATTACAGAACTTTTTCCAGTTAACGATGCCATTTGCATCACTTTCTGCTTTGTAGAAAAGGTCAGATCCCGTTAATAATTTGGTTGTTACAAAAAGAGAGTTTGCTGCTTTTAAATCGTCTAATAATTTCACATAAATATCTTTCTGCTTATCGAATTTTGGTTTAGAAACAGTTTCGTCCAGCCTTGAGGCTTCACTAAATGGCACATCACCGTAAGTATCGGTAAGATTAGAATAAACCCAAGCATTAAGAACCATTGCAATCGCCTGATAATTAACATCATTATCCCTTATTGCAGCTTTTTTCATGTCATTAATCTGCATCAGCCATTTATAGCTGTTGTTCCAAAAACCGGCACCTGTATTTTCTGTAATATAGTAACGGCTCAAAGAGTTTCCTTCATTTGGAAAATCAAGAGAAACCTGCATGATATCAAAAGTAAAATCATTGGCTCTCATGTAATTAACTGCAGACATATTATATTGGATCGGAACCAGTAATTTTGAAGCTACAGGCTCACTGATTCTGCTTTCGTCAACATTTACCTCATCTAAATTTCTGTCACAAGAAACTGAAAACAAACTAATCCCTGTAATTAGTATTATATTTAAAAGTAATTTTTTCATGATTTTAAATTTAAAATTTAACATTAAGCTGAATACCTACCGTTCTGGCTGTCGGCAATTGCCCCATTTCTACCCCCGGAGTGATTTGATTATCATTAAGTGTTGCAACTTCCGGATCAAATAATGGAAACTTCGACCACATCCAAAGGTTTCTTCCGAATAAAGCGATAGTTAAGTCTGTAATTTTAAGCTGTTCAGTGACGCTTTTCGGGAATGTATAAGCGATTCTGGCATCTCTTAATTTGATAAAAGAAGTATCGAATGTATTCGTTTCTACGTTTGCTCTTCTGTAATAGTCTGCGTAATAAGCCGATGCCAAAACTCCTTTCGTATTCGGAGAGAATGAACCGTCAGGATTCTGAACAACTCCTGCTCCCACGATTAAACCTCCAGGATTGTCCCTTCCTATTAATGTATGCTCAAGTTTTCCCTGTTCTGTCATTTTGTGATGAGACTGAGAATAAGCCATACCTTTGTACTGACCATCAAATGAGAAACTTACCGTAATTCCTTTATACCTGAATTCATTTTGAAGGCCAGCTCTCCATTCGGGATAGGCATTTCCTATTTTCTTCATCTGAGTAGGTTTTGCCGTTAAGCCATCGGTTGCATTAAAAATAACCTGTCCGTCCGGTGAATACATCAACCCGTAGCCGTACATATCTCCTAATGAACCGCCGACAACTGCATTAAAGTAAACAACACCTCCTACACTTCCCATAGTGTAAGGCTCTCCCTGAAATTCTGCTGGAATAGAAAGAATTTTGTTTCTATTCATCGACCAGTTTGCATTTACGCTCCATGAGAAATTTTTATTTTTTACAGGGTAAGTATTTAAGGTCATTTCAAGACCTCTGTTTCTCACTTCTCCTGCATTGATAACCCTTCCGCTATACCCGGTTTCCCATAATACAGGAATTGTAACAATCTGATCTTTTGAATTGTTCTGATAAGCTGTGATTGTATAATTAATTCTATTTTTAAGAATCGTGAAATCCATTCCCGCTTCGATATTGGTAATCATATTGGGTCTCAAGTTCGGATTTGGATATGTTGCCGGAGATTCTACAGAACCCGTAAAATCACTGTTGTTATAATATTTGATTAACTGATAAGGATTTGTATCATTACCTACTTTAGACCATGAAGCTCTTAGTTTCCAATAGTTAAATTTATCAGATGCTAAATTGAAAATATCCGAAAGAATAAACGACGTGGCAACCGAAGGATAAAAATATGAACGGTTCTCCTTAGGAAGTGTACTGCTCCAGTCGTTTCTCGCAGTAAGATCTAAAAAGGCCAGATTTTTGTAGCTTAAAGTTGTCAAAGCATACGCACTGTTAACCTGCTTGTCGCTTGGTTTTGCGAATTTTATAATTGTTGAAATACCATTTGGCATTGTATAAAGCCCGGGTTTCTGAAGCCCCTCTGCCAGATAATCATTCATTGTATATTCTGTGTAACGGATATTTCCTCCTGCTGATGCACTGAAATCGAAATCATTGAATTTATTTCTGTAAGTAAATAAGATGTCATTGTTTAAATCCATCAACTTCACATGCTGCTCTCTGTACATCCCCTGAAGATAATTTGCCGTATTCCAAGGTCTTTTTTGAGTACGCTCCTCATTGGTTAATTCCATTCCCGACCTCAACATTACGTCGAAGTTCTTAGTAATTTTATAATTAATATTTACGTTTCCTGTAATGAAGTTTTTATCAACACCATTCAGCATTTCGTAGGCAATCAAATAAGGATTGTCGATGAACGAACTGAACGGATGAATCTGCTCAACCTGATCTTTACCTACTTTCCATATCGGCTTATACCAAGACAGATCAACATTCGGATTCTGGAAAATCATGAAATAAGAAATAGACTGATTGCTGTATCCTGTTGCAGGTAGATTGTCACTTTTTGTTTTATTGTAATTTAGTTTAATACCTATTTTTAATTTTTCATTTAATTTATGATCAACTGAAAAAGCGGCATTAAATCTGTTGAAACCCGTATTTGGCATCATCCATTCATTCTTTAAATAGGTTAAAGATGATCTGAAAGATGTATTTTCGTTGGAAGCTTCTATTGCTATATTGTTTGAGAAAGTTGTTCCTGTCTGCCAAAAATCTTTAATATTGTCTTTATAAGGACGCCATAATTGCCTTGTTGCACTTTGCCCCTCCGTTGTAGGATCATACTGAAAATAATACTGTCCTGCGAACTTCGGTCCGAAAGCACTACTCGTTCCGCCTGTATTTATACCGTCTGCAGAAGCTCCGTAAGAGTAAAAGTAATTTCCGCCTGCGTCCTTCTGCATTGTTCCCTGACCGTATTCATACTGGTAATCCGGCCATTTTAATACCGTGTCGTAACTGGAATAAGAGTTTAAACTAACCTGTACTTTTCCTTTCTTACCTTTTCCTGATTTTGTGGTAATCATGATTGCCCCGCCTGCACCTCTGGAACCATACAGAGCCGATGCTGTAGAACCTTTTAAAACGGTAATAGATTCAATATCATCAGGATTTACTGTATTGATACCATTTCCGTAATCGATAGGTAAATCTGCCTTAGAACCTGCACCATAAGCGGAAAATCCTGTTCCTGTCGTATTATTATTCATAGGCACACCGTCTATAACGATGAGAGCGTTATTTTGATCTGGATTCATAGAAATATCACCACGTAATTTGATGATTGAACTTCCTAATGGCCCGGCTCCTGCAGTCTGAATTTTTAATCCGGCTACTTTTCCTTCCAGAGCCTGTGACCAGTTGTTATTCTGGGTTTTTAAAAGTTCTTCAGAATTTATTTTTTCTGCAACGTACCCTAAAGATCTGTCTTGCCTTTTGATTCCGAGAGCGGTTACCACTACTTCGTCTATGTTTTTGATAGTGTCTCGTTTTGCCTTTTGTTGAGCCACCACATTGACACTGACCAGCCCCAATAGTGATAAAATAAATAACTTTTGTGTCTCTTTACGCATATCCTTTTTGTTTGCGCAAAATTAAAACGACATTATGGTTATGGTTTTAACATGGTTTTAACATTTATTAAATAATTATTAAACGTTATATGAACTTACAATTAACAAAAACATACATCAATTTGGTTAACAACAGGTTAAAAAAATTAAGAATTCTTAATATCACAGGTTAAACTTATTTATTTAATTTTATTGTCTTTTTTTGAGAAAATAAACATTTACCGTATTTATAGTAGTTTGAGACAGATTAATTTTAAGCAAATTATGCAAAAAGCCTGTCTCTTCATTGAGACAGGCTTTATTAATTGAATATTATTTGTAAATTATTTACTTTTCAGCTGATCCGGAATATTAGTTGTAATAAACCCTATTCCCTGAGCTTTTAATTCGTCTGAAACCGCAACATCATTCACTGTCCATGCATTTGTGATCAATCCTAAAGCTTTTGCATCAGAAATCCAGGTTGGGTTTTTCTGGAAAATGCTGTAATGGTAATCAATCCCGTCTAAACCTTCGTCTTTAATCTGCTGTGGAGACAATTCACCTTTCAGATACTGAACTTTAAAAGTAGGTTCAATTTTTTTAATTTCTTTACAAATATTAAGACTGAAAGAGATATACTCACACTGAGATTCCAGCTTCATATCTTTAATCATTTTAATTGTTTTTGCCGTCAGTTCGTCTTCTTTTTCCTTTGTTTTATCAGGCTTTATTTCAACAATCAGCTTTAGTGATTTATCCTTTTTCCCCTGCTTTAAATAATCTTTCAAAGTAGGAAAATCTTCACCGTTTGATAACTTTATTTTCTTTAAATCTTTAAAATCGGTTTCAGAAATTTCCATTTTTGCGTGATGCTCATCGTGGTTGATCACCAGAACGCCATCTTTCGTCATTCTCACATCAAATTCAGATCCGTAAATCTTCAGATTCTGTGCGTTTTCCAATGACTTTAATGAGTTTTCCGTTGTCGGAGGCTGGCTTTGCCAATAACCTCTGTGTGCGATAATCTGGGTCTGTGCCTTCATTACTACTGTGCTTAAAACTGCTAACCCTAAGATAAAATTTTTCATATATAAATTAGATATTTAAATCAAAAGTCTTTAGATCTTTAGATAAAGATAATATTTTATTGTTAAAAACTATATTTTGCTCCAATCTGAATTTGATAAGGATTTCCTGATAATGGCTCTAAACCGCTTGTATTTAAGTTATATTTAAGCTCTTTTGTAACCGGATCGAAACCTGAAATTCTGTAAAGAGCCATATTCCCGTACGATTTATTAACTCCCCATTCCTTGTTCAGCAAGTTGGCTACATTGAAAATATCAACAGAAAGTTCAAACGCACCGATTTTTTCAAACTTAATCTTTTTTGCTACGCGAACATCCCAAACTCCATAGAATCCGTTCTTACCACCATTTCTTTCGGCAATTTTATGATTATAATCGGTAATGTAATTTTTTAAAGCTTGTCCCACTTCCGGATTATCAATTAAAGTCTGTGTAAGATTCGGGAAAATATAAGCCAGATCATTCGTATCAACGAAATCTCCGTTCACGTTTCCACCTGCAGTCACAGAGAAACGTGTACCTCCTATTCCTGAATATCTTAATCCTAAAGTAAACCCTGCAATCGTAGGTGAGTTACCATAGATAACCACTTTGTTTCTAAACTGATTATCAGAATATGTCATTTTTAAATTTCTGGGATCACTTTGAACCAACGTAGACAATGTCGCAGAATTTGCTACGTTTCCATTGTATGAAGTATTGTCTTTGATGTCTGACCAAGTATAACTCGCCGTAATTTCCCCATCTCTCCAATAGCGGTAGCTTGTATCTGCCACGAAGGAGAACTGGTTAACTTTTCCATCGCTTACAAGCTCAAGAACTCTTCCGAAATTTTGGTTAATTCTTCCATCTTTCCAGTTCATGGTTCCGTTTGCCGCCACAGAACTTACTGGTACGAAAACGCCTCTTCCACCTTCATTATCAAGAGTAAAATAAGGATTTGCCACCATGTTTCGGTCATAATAGAAGTAATTATTTCTACCTAAAGCCATATAACCTGCAAGTCCCACCCGGAATTTCTCGTTAAAGAAGTGTGTATATGAAATATTAGCTTTATAGACGATCGGAATTTTCGCGTCCTTTCCTGTATAGTTAATTGTCGGAAGCTGATATTGCGGTAATGAAGGAACAGTACCGTAATCATTTCTATAACTGTTGAAATCCTGAGTAAGACCAATCTGTGAAGGATTCACGTCAACTGTTGCCAAATGCTTTCCATCAAACACCAAATTATTGATAACCATATAATTATTAATATCTGAAGAGAAAATACCAGCTCCAAACTTCAAGAAATCCTTGTTTCCTTCATTAATATTCCAATCAAACTGGAATCTCGGCTGAATGATAAAAGATTTGATCTGATTATCGGTTCTTATTCCCATTTGATCATATAATTTTTGGTTGAACTCAGCTTTCGGGTAACCTCCGTAATCTAATCTTAAACCTGCCATTAAATCAAGACCTTTTGCAATTTTTGTCTGAATTTGCCCATAAACTCCTAAATTATAAATACTTGATTTTACAGAAGGATCATCCATCAAAGGAACTTCTCTGTAGAATCTGTAGGCAATAAGATTGTTGAAATTATAAAGATTATCCGGGTTTGTAGCCGCTTCCCTGAAATGGAATCTTCCGTTCACCTCACTTCCGTAAACAGATTTTGCCCTTGTGTACATAAAATCTGCCCCGAAAGTATATTTAATTTTATCTGCATTGTAATATAAATTATCTACAATCTGGAAAACATTGTTTCTAAAACCTTCCTGTCCGAAACGGTGACCTCCAATCTGAATATTTGTAGATTTGTTTCCGTCGATATTGGTAATAATATTTTCAACAATAGCTCTAGGAACAGCGTGTCCCAATTCGTCATTTTGATAACTGTCCTGTAATGTATATAAATATTGTGCCTTTAATTCGTTGGTTATATTAGGCTTTAAGTTTGATCTTAAAGTTAACAGCAAACTATTATCAAGGTTTTTGTCGTTACCGTAAGATTCAAATGCATTAATTGCCGTATTATCTCCTAATCCGTTTTTATTTAAATCGTATGTAAAATTGTTTCTTAGAGTCAATAAGTTCTTATCATTAATCTGCCAGTCTAAACGCAAGAACCCGGCATCAGAATTTCTTACTTTATCGAAACTACCAAACTGAGGGGTATTTCCCACTCCATATTTTGATCTTGCGATATCTAAGAATTTATTAAGCGTTGCTGTTGTAACATTTAATCTCAACTCATCTTCGTGAGATTTGATATCGGCAATTTGTAACGGTCTGGAATCCAACTGATGATCCCAAGCCATGAAGAAGTGCAATTT
Proteins encoded in this region:
- a CDS encoding 3-ketoacyl-ACP reductase, with the protein product MNINGKNAIITGGGRGLGKAVALALAHEGVNIGITGRNEENLKMTVEEIKKLGVNATYAVFSMDNEIHVKSGIESLAEQLGGIDILINNAGIGDFGTIEEMPSETWEQVIKTNLFGVYYASKAVHPFMKEKGEGDIVNVASTAGLKGGPNMSAYAASKAAVVSLSQSMMAEWRKQNIRVITLTPSTIASDMSIQGGLTDGNPETVLQPEDFAEWVRDILKMNRRALIANGSIFSTNP
- a CDS encoding calcineurin-like phosphoesterase C-terminal domain-containing protein: MNIKFLMPCLLMSAMAFSQTSVSGYVFEDSNKNLKKENKEKGIEGVAVSNGVQVVLTDKNGRYSLPVQENQTVFVIKPSGYMTPVNGNNLPQYYYQYKPKGSPSDFKYKGSAPTGELPKELNFALNKQNESKNFDILVFGDPQPYTEKELDYFKRAIVNEVKNTKKNAVLGISLGDLVGDNLSLQKPYADVMKEVGLPWYNVMGNHDMNYDAKEDLFSDETFESNFGPANYSFNYGNVHFIILDDILYPDPRDGKGYWGGFREDQLKFVENDLKLVDKNKLVVVSFHIPLEHKNEDNFRNADRQKLFDYLTPFQNALILSAHTHIQQQIFYGKQAGWNGSKDLHEYNAGTTCGDWWSGTTDDAGLPTSTMRDGTAKGYSFITFNDNQYKVKYKTAGKPEDYQIKLYVPKAIPGKTSAKILANFFMGSKKDKVEYKIDGDQWEAMEYDETIDPNFAMSVFKWDVTQNLFPGRRPSNPEMSKHIWTGAFPKKLSLGKHKVEVRTVDMYGNQFSTSEEFEVQNPVLIP
- a CDS encoding SusD/RagB family nutrient-binding outer membrane lipoprotein, with protein sequence MKKLLLNIILITGISLFSVSCDRNLDEVNVDESRISEPVASKLLVPIQYNMSAVNYMRANDFTFDIMQVSLDFPNEGNSLSRYYITENTGAGFWNNSYKWLMQINDMKKAAIRDNDVNYQAIAMVLNAWVYSNLTDTYGDVPFSEASRLDETVSKPKFDKQKDIYVKLLDDLKAANSLFVTTKLLTGSDLFYKAESDANGIVNWKKFCNSLSLRLLTRILSKNGEVNVNERILEIINDPAKYPIFQSNAETAKVNVTGVAPLLPPIARPQDFTTSRAASAFFVETLKSNNDPRMAMFFSQAKDLAPPQPNIGYKGAPTGYAYGTVFTYQPSNMNQNLAKAPLNILVYPYAELQFILAELAYKGIIPGNAQTFYENGVKATIEQWGSTMPANYFTNQNIAYNGSLERIMLQKYVSLFFVDQQQWFEKRRTGFPVLPNNGGLLNNGNMPSRLMYPPNPRVLNTANYQAAVQQMGGDDINVKVWWNKP
- a CDS encoding SusC/RagA family TonB-linked outer membrane protein, encoding MRKETQKLFILSLLGLVSVNVVAQQKAKRDTIKNIDEVVVTALGIKRQDRSLGYVAEKINSEELLKTQNNNWSQALEGKVAGLKIQTAGAGPLGSSIIKLRGDISMNPDQNNALIVIDGVPMNNNTTGTGFSAYGAGSKADLPIDYGNGINTVNPDDIESITVLKGSTASALYGSRGAGGAIMITTKSGKGKKGKVQVSLNSYSSYDTVLKWPDYQYEYGQGTMQKDAGGNYFYSYGASADGINTGGTSSAFGPKFAGQYYFQYDPTTEGQSATRQLWRPYKDNIKDFWQTGTTFSNNIAIEASNENTSFRSSLTYLKNEWMMPNTGFNRFNAAFSVDHKLNEKLKIGIKLNYNKTKSDNLPATGYSNQSISYFMIFQNPNVDLSWYKPIWKVGKDQVEQIHPFSSFIDNPYLIAYEMLNGVDKNFITGNVNINYKITKNFDVMLRSGMELTNEERTQKRPWNTANYLQGMYREQHVKLMDLNNDILFTYRNKFNDFDFSASAGGNIRYTEYTMNDYLAEGLQKPGLYTMPNGISTIIKFAKPSDKQVNSAYALTTLSYKNLAFLDLTARNDWSSTLPKENRSYFYPSVATSFILSDIFNLASDKFNYWKLRASWSKVGNDTNPYQLIKYYNNSDFTGSVESPATYPNPNLRPNMITNIEAGMDFTILKNRINYTITAYQNNSKDQIVTIPVLWETGYSGRVINAGEVRNRGLEMTLNTYPVKNKNFSWSVNANWSMNRNKILSIPAEFQGEPYTMGSVGGVVYFNAVVGGSLGDMYGYGLMYSPDGQVIFNATDGLTAKPTQMKKIGNAYPEWRAGLQNEFRYKGITVSFSFDGQYKGMAYSQSHHKMTEQGKLEHTLIGRDNPGGLIVGAGVVQNPDGSFSPNTKGVLASAYYADYYRRANVETNTFDTSFIKLRDARIAYTFPKSVTEQLKITDLTIALFGRNLWMWSKFPLFDPEVATLNDNQITPGVEMGQLPTARTVGIQLNVKF
- a CDS encoding glycerophosphodiester phosphodiesterase family protein; translation: MKNFILGLAVLSTVVMKAQTQIIAHRGYWQSQPPTTENSLKSLENAQNLKIYGSEFDVRMTKDGVLVINHDEHHAKMEISETDFKDLKKIKLSNGEDFPTLKDYLKQGKKDKSLKLIVEIKPDKTKEKEDELTAKTIKMIKDMKLESQCEYISFSLNICKEIKKIEPTFKVQYLKGELSPQQIKDEGLDGIDYHYSIFQKNPTWISDAKALGLITNAWTVNDVAVSDELKAQGIGFITTNIPDQLKSK
- a CDS encoding TonB-dependent receptor, with amino-acid sequence MRKVKIVLGLLFLSFGTLAYAQTTQASIVGRITGVGKTAQEKMKVTIINESTGFKTETETNSKGEYIFKEIPLGGPYTVIVNDEKREGYNVNFGDQVTVNMDFGSEKTIEEVIVVGNLKNKIGNLGAATAITAKNIGILPVNGRNFTSLSELSPLSGKGGNLSGQLGSSTNFTIDGMTAKNPTSAGSTTSRSSAPFSISIEAVREFKITTNQYDVTLGRSGGGTVSAVTKSGTNKFSGSAWEYLRTNWLSSPYDIRGNKRDNDFSTSQFGFSLGGPIIKNKLHFFMAWDHQLDSRPLQIADIKSHEDELRLNVTTATLNKFLDIARSKYGVGNTPQFGSFDKVRNSDAGFLRLDWQINDKNLLTLRNNFTYDLNKNGLGDNTAINAFESYGNDKNLDNSLLLTLRSNLKPNITNELKAQYLYTLQDSYQNDELGHAVPRAIVENIITNIDGNKSTNIQIGGHRFGQEGFRNNVFQIVDNLYYNADKIKYTFGADFMYTRAKSVYGSEVNGRFHFREAATNPDNLYNFNNLIAYRFYREVPLMDDPSVKSSIYNLGVYGQIQTKIAKGLDLMAGLRLDYGGYPKAEFNQKLYDQMGIRTDNQIKSFIIQPRFQFDWNINEGNKDFLKFGAGIFSSDINNYMVINNLVFDGKHLATVDVNPSQIGLTQDFNSYRNDYGTVPSLPQYQLPTINYTGKDAKIPIVYKANISYTHFFNEKFRVGLAGYMALGRNNYFYYDRNMVANPYFTLDNEGGRGVFVPVSSVAANGTMNWKDGRINQNFGRVLELVSDGKVNQFSFVADTSYRYWRDGEITASYTWSDIKDNTSYNGNVANSATLSTLVQSDPRNLKMTYSDNQFRNKVVIYGNSPTIAGFTLGLRYSGIGGTRFSVTAGGNVNGDFVDTNDLAYIFPNLTQTLIDNPEVGQALKNYITDYNHKIAERNGGKNGFYGVWDVRVAKKIKFEKIGAFELSVDIFNVANLLNKEWGVNKSYGNMALYRISGFDPVTKELKYNLNTSGLEPLSGNPYQIQIGAKYSF